A single genomic interval of Juglans regia cultivar Chandler chromosome 1, Walnut 2.0, whole genome shotgun sequence harbors:
- the LOC109012342 gene encoding uncharacterized protein LOC109012342, translated as MPVLMSSALSRIFPSPPLHYYPDKSSPNFISSTSSSTRGTGKTRRWVPLTFLRVSSSDDPTVAVASAPTKTSTDADDEDVIDSAADVVRNFYAAINARDLASVEDLIADNCVYEDLIFPRPFVSRKEVLQFFKKFIDSISIDLQFVIDDLSIEDSSAVGVTWHLDWKKRPFPFSKGCSFYRLEVVDKKRRIVYGRDSVEPAIKPGETALVAIRGVTWLLQKFPQLADRL; from the exons ATGCCCGTGCTCATGAGCTCTGCTCTCTCTCGCATTTTTCCTTCACCTCCTTTGCATTACTACCCCGACAAATCCAGCCctaatttcatttcttcaacttcttctagCACCAGAGGTACTGGAAAAACAAGAAGATGGGTCCCTCTCACCTTCCTTAGGGTCTCATCTTCCGACGATCCCACGGTTGCTGTTGCTTCAGCTCCGACGAAAACATCAACCGATGCCGATGACGAGGATGTTATAGATTCTGCTGCGGACGTTGTGAGGAACTTCTACGCGGCGATTAACGCCCGCGATTTGGCCTCTGTGGAGGACCTCATTGCCGACAATTGCGTCTACGAGGACCTTATCTTTCCTCGTCCTTTCGTCAGTCGCAAG GAAGTTCTGCAGTTCTTCAAAAAGTTCATTGATTCTATCAGCATAGACCTCCAATTCGTTATTGATGATTTGTCTATTGAGGACTCCTCAGCAGTTGGGGTCACATGGCATTTAG ATTGGAAGAAGAGGCCCTTTCCTTTTAGCAAAGGATGCAGTTTTTATCGGTTGGAGGTCGTGGATAAAAAGAGACGAATAGT ATATGGGCGGGATAGTGTAGAACCTGCAATCAAACCTGGGGAGACGGCTTTG GTTGCAATCAGAGGTGTAACTTGGCTTCTGCAGAAATTTCCTCAGCTGGCGGACCGGCTATGA